One genomic window of Cupriavidus oxalaticus includes the following:
- a CDS encoding M20 aminoacylase family protein, producing the protein MSEHAPEIESYLGTTLKRRYCGLADTLDSRAELEAIRRNIHQNPELAFDEVRTSGLIASLLEAWGFTVTRGVGGTGVVGTLQSGEGTRSIGIRADMDALPIHERTGLPYASVNQGRMHACGHDGHTAILLGAARQLARTRNFDGTVHLIFQPAEEIGAGGGAERMLADGLFERFPCDAIFGLHNHPGVEQGNFLFRAGPFMAACDTVTITIRGKGGHAARPHQSVDPILVAGSLVMALQSVVSRFVDPNEAAVVSIGTLHAGHAPNVIPDSARMEISVRSFSPDVRASLENRIRQLALSQAEGYGAVAEVDYVRGYPVLVNSERETEFARQVAEELVGADKVVPQAARITGSEDFAYYLQQRPGCFVRLGNGASQPLLHNAGYDFNDENLTVGAAYWTRLVERYLGRDGAPRFSGRTRSAARRTAA; encoded by the coding sequence ATGTCAGAGCACGCCCCCGAGATCGAGTCCTACCTCGGTACCACACTCAAGCGCCGCTACTGCGGGCTGGCCGACACCCTGGACAGCCGCGCCGAACTCGAGGCGATCCGGCGCAACATCCACCAGAATCCCGAGCTTGCCTTTGACGAGGTCCGCACGTCCGGCCTGATCGCCAGCCTGCTGGAAGCGTGGGGCTTCACGGTCACGCGTGGCGTGGGCGGGACCGGCGTGGTCGGGACGCTGCAAAGCGGCGAGGGCACGCGCAGCATCGGCATCCGCGCCGACATGGACGCGCTGCCGATCCACGAGCGCACGGGGCTGCCTTACGCGAGCGTCAATCAGGGCCGCATGCATGCCTGCGGCCACGACGGCCACACCGCGATCCTGCTCGGTGCGGCACGGCAGCTGGCGCGTACGCGCAACTTCGACGGCACCGTGCACCTGATCTTCCAGCCGGCCGAGGAAATCGGCGCGGGCGGCGGCGCCGAGCGCATGCTGGCTGATGGCCTGTTCGAGCGCTTCCCGTGCGACGCGATCTTCGGCCTGCACAATCATCCGGGCGTGGAGCAGGGCAACTTCCTGTTCCGCGCGGGCCCGTTCATGGCGGCGTGCGACACGGTCACCATCACCATCCGCGGCAAGGGCGGCCACGCGGCGCGCCCGCACCAGTCGGTCGATCCGATCCTGGTGGCCGGCAGCCTGGTGATGGCGCTGCAGTCGGTGGTGTCGCGCTTCGTGGATCCGAACGAGGCCGCGGTGGTGAGCATCGGCACGCTGCACGCCGGCCACGCACCCAATGTGATCCCGGACAGCGCGCGCATGGAAATCAGCGTTCGGTCCTTCAGCCCCGATGTGCGCGCGTCGCTGGAAAACCGCATCCGCCAGCTGGCGCTCTCGCAGGCCGAGGGCTATGGCGCCGTGGCGGAAGTCGACTACGTGCGCGGCTATCCGGTGCTGGTGAACAGCGAGCGCGAGACCGAGTTCGCGCGGCAGGTGGCCGAGGAACTGGTCGGCGCCGACAAGGTGGTGCCGCAGGCTGCGCGCATCACGGGCAGCGAGGACTTTGCGTATTACCTGCAGCAGCGTCCGGGCTGCTTCGTGCGGCTGGGCAATGGGGCCAGCCAGCCGCTGCTGCATAACGCGGGCTACGACTTCAACGACGAGAACCTGACGGTGGGCGCGGCGTACTGGACGCGCCTGGTGGAGCGGTATCTGGGGCGCGACGGGGCGCCGCGCTTCAGCGGAAGAACGCGCTCGGCGGCACGCCGAACTGCCGCCTGA
- the dbpA gene encoding ATP-dependent RNA helicase DbpA, with translation MNSTPVQAPPQPQAGPAFSTLPLSPAMLATLAQLGYDEMTPIQAASLPITLAGQDLVAQAKTGSGKTAAFALALLNRLDPRRFDVQAMVLCPTRELADQVTQEIRRLARAEENIKVLALCGGSPMRPQVDSLIHGAHIVVGTPGRILDHIDRGSLDLAAINTLVLDEADRMLDMGFFDDIAYVASRCPKERQTLLFSATYPEGIDKLAHKFLRKPQSLKLEATHDNATIRQRFYEVEEGERLGAVGRLLDHFRPASTLAFCNTKARCRELVELLRAQGYQALALHGDLEQRDRDQVLVQFANRSCSVLVATDVAARGLDIAQLEAVINVEITPDPEVHVHRIGRTGRADQEGWAFSLVSMDEMGRVGNLEQHHGGEFEWHSLAELTPASSERLLPPMVTLQMLGGRKEKIRPGDILGALTGEAGFTKEQIGKINVLDMSTYIAVERSIGREAVKRLNAGKVKGKKVKVRLMTE, from the coding sequence ATGAACTCGACCCCTGTCCAAGCACCCCCGCAGCCGCAAGCCGGCCCCGCTTTTTCCACCCTCCCGCTGTCGCCCGCCATGCTCGCCACGCTGGCGCAGCTCGGCTACGACGAGATGACGCCGATCCAGGCGGCCAGCCTGCCGATCACGCTGGCGGGCCAGGACCTGGTCGCGCAGGCCAAGACCGGCAGCGGCAAGACCGCGGCGTTCGCGCTGGCGCTGCTGAACCGGCTCGATCCGCGCCGCTTCGACGTGCAGGCCATGGTGCTGTGCCCCACGCGCGAGCTGGCCGACCAGGTCACCCAGGAAATCCGCCGCCTCGCGCGCGCCGAAGAGAACATCAAGGTGCTGGCGCTGTGCGGCGGCTCGCCGATGCGCCCGCAGGTGGATAGCCTTATTCACGGCGCGCATATCGTGGTGGGTACACCGGGCCGGATTCTTGATCATATCGATCGCGGCAGCCTGGACCTGGCGGCGATCAACACGCTGGTGCTCGATGAAGCCGACCGCATGCTCGACATGGGCTTCTTCGACGATATCGCTTACGTCGCCAGCCGTTGCCCGAAGGAGCGCCAGACGCTGCTGTTCTCGGCGACGTATCCCGAAGGCATCGACAAGCTTGCCCACAAGTTCCTGCGCAAGCCGCAGTCGCTGAAGCTGGAAGCGACGCACGACAACGCCACCATCCGCCAGCGCTTCTATGAAGTGGAAGAAGGCGAGCGCCTGGGCGCGGTCGGGCGGCTGCTCGACCATTTCCGCCCGGCCAGCACGCTGGCGTTCTGCAATACCAAGGCGCGCTGCCGCGAGCTGGTGGAGCTGCTGCGCGCGCAGGGCTACCAGGCGCTGGCCCTGCATGGCGACCTGGAGCAGCGCGATCGCGACCAGGTGCTGGTGCAGTTTGCCAACCGCAGCTGCTCGGTGCTGGTGGCCACCGACGTGGCCGCGCGCGGGCTGGATATCGCGCAGCTGGAAGCGGTGATCAACGTCGAGATCACGCCCGATCCCGAGGTGCACGTGCATCGCATCGGCCGCACCGGCCGCGCCGACCAGGAGGGCTGGGCGTTCAGCCTGGTCAGCATGGACGAGATGGGACGCGTAGGTAATCTCGAACAGCACCACGGCGGCGAGTTCGAATGGCATTCGCTGGCCGAACTGACGCCCGCGAGCAGTGAGCGCCTGCTGCCGCCGATGGTGACGCTGCAGATGCTTGGCGGCCGCAAGGAGAAGATCCGCCCCGGCGATATCCTTGGCGCGCTGACCGGCGAGGCCGGCTTCACCAAGGAACAGATCGGCAAGATCAACGTGCTCGATATGTCGACCTATATCGCCGTGGAGCGCAGCATCGGCCGCGAGGCGGTGAAGCGGCTCAACGCCGGCAAGGTCAAAGGCAAGAAGGTGAAGGTGCGACTGATGACGGAATAA
- a CDS encoding glutathione peroxidase — protein MFRRSVISRPLALAFAAVALAASALVPSPARAAEKSAAPAVATQAGACPASLNFTFPRLQDEAPQNLCQYAGKVVLVVNTASYCGFTPQYEGLEALHAKYNSRGLVVLGFPSNDFSQEPGSEKQIADFCYNTYGVKFPMLGKSHVRGSDANPMYALLARQTGTAPKWNFYKYLIGRDGKVVASYDSRTRPDDKELVAKIESLLGAQR, from the coding sequence ATGTTCCGTCGTTCCGTGATTTCCCGCCCCCTCGCCCTCGCCTTCGCCGCCGTGGCGCTCGCCGCGTCGGCACTGGTGCCCTCGCCTGCTCGCGCCGCCGAGAAGTCCGCAGCGCCCGCTGTGGCGACGCAGGCGGGCGCTTGCCCCGCATCGCTCAACTTCACCTTCCCGCGCCTGCAGGACGAAGCGCCGCAGAACCTGTGCCAGTACGCCGGCAAGGTGGTGCTGGTGGTCAACACGGCAAGCTATTGCGGCTTCACGCCGCAATACGAAGGGCTTGAGGCGCTGCACGCCAAATACAACTCGCGCGGGCTGGTGGTGCTGGGATTCCCGTCCAACGATTTCTCGCAGGAGCCGGGCTCGGAGAAGCAGATCGCCGACTTCTGCTACAACACCTACGGCGTCAAGTTCCCGATGCTGGGCAAGTCGCACGTGCGCGGCAGCGACGCCAACCCGATGTACGCGCTGCTTGCCAGACAGACCGGCACCGCGCCCAAGTGGAACTTCTACAAGTACCTGATCGGCCGCGACGGCAAGGTGGTGGCCAGCTACGACAGCCGCACCAGGCCCGACGACAAGGAACTGGTGGCGAAGATCGAATCGCTGCTCGGCGCGCAGCGCTGA
- a CDS encoding MFS transporter, whose amino-acid sequence MQTTSQATVLTEAKTSVRWKIFLMMLFLIAINYIDRASLSVAMPLIAKEFDLSPTMQGLILSSFFWTYALMQVPGGMLADKYKPRIVIACATVFWGLAQTIAAFTTNAMSLMLTRLGLGAAEAPIYPAGGKLNAIWMTQNERGRGATLLDGGAPLGAALGAIIITWLIASLGSWRLAFIVAGVGTVLAGFMAWYYVRNSPREHRGVNEMEARYIEEAQASEHRAEPANLSGRSMDFFKYRSVWCMAAGWMCFNTVFYGLLTWMPNYLNKVHGFDIKQMGGASFIIFFSGFIGELVGGWIADKWKEAGGRPNVVMRTLFGIAAVVATASIFSVAYVSDPIIVVVLLSSTLFFLRWCGLFWCVPSMLGTRNKVGFLGGVMNLGGNIGGITVPIIVGMIVQFTGSYFLALMFFAAAGVGLLLASTAIDYETKIPV is encoded by the coding sequence ATGCAAACGACAAGCCAGGCGACGGTGTTGACGGAGGCCAAGACCTCCGTGCGCTGGAAGATTTTTTTGATGATGCTGTTTCTCATCGCGATCAACTACATCGATCGCGCCTCGCTTTCGGTGGCCATGCCGCTGATCGCGAAGGAGTTCGACCTCAGTCCCACCATGCAGGGCCTGATCCTCAGTTCGTTCTTCTGGACCTACGCGCTGATGCAGGTGCCGGGCGGCATGCTGGCCGACAAGTACAAGCCGCGCATCGTGATCGCCTGCGCCACCGTGTTCTGGGGACTGGCCCAGACCATCGCGGCGTTCACCACCAATGCCATGTCGCTGATGCTGACGCGGCTCGGCCTTGGCGCCGCCGAAGCGCCGATCTACCCGGCCGGCGGCAAGCTCAACGCCATCTGGATGACGCAGAACGAACGCGGCCGCGGCGCCACGCTGCTTGACGGCGGCGCACCGCTGGGCGCGGCCCTGGGCGCGATCATCATCACGTGGCTGATCGCCTCGCTGGGCTCGTGGCGGCTGGCCTTTATCGTGGCCGGCGTGGGCACCGTGCTGGCCGGCTTCATGGCCTGGTATTACGTGCGCAATTCCCCGCGCGAGCACCGCGGCGTGAACGAGATGGAAGCGCGCTATATCGAAGAAGCGCAGGCCAGCGAGCACCGCGCCGAGCCGGCCAACCTGTCGGGCCGCTCCATGGATTTCTTCAAGTACCGCTCGGTGTGGTGCATGGCCGCTGGCTGGATGTGCTTCAACACCGTGTTCTACGGCCTGCTGACCTGGATGCCCAACTACCTGAACAAGGTGCACGGCTTCGACATCAAGCAGATGGGCGGCGCCAGCTTCATCATCTTCTTCAGCGGCTTTATCGGCGAACTGGTCGGCGGCTGGATCGCCGACAAGTGGAAAGAGGCGGGCGGCCGTCCCAACGTGGTGATGCGCACGCTGTTCGGCATCGCCGCGGTGGTGGCCACGGCCTCGATCTTCTCGGTGGCATATGTCAGCGACCCGATCATCGTGGTGGTGCTGCTGTCGTCCACGCTGTTCTTCCTGCGCTGGTGCGGCCTGTTCTGGTGCGTTCCGTCGATGCTCGGCACCCGCAACAAGGTCGGCTTCCTGGGCGGCGTGATGAACCTGGGCGGCAATATCGGCGGCATCACCGTGCCCATCATCGTCGGCATGATCGTGCAGTTCACCGGCTCGTACTTCCTGGCGCTGATGTTCTTCGCTGCTGCCGGCGTTGGCCTGCTGCTGGCCTCGACCGCCATCGACTACGAGACCAAGATTCCGGTCTGA
- a CDS encoding maleate cis-trans isomerase family protein has protein sequence MTKQIRLGMLTPSSNTALEPITSAMVAGLPNVSAHFSRFTVTEISLRDQALGQFNLDKILAAASLLADARVDVIAWNGTSSGWLGFDKDEALCRQITEATGIPATTSVLALNEILEKTGARNFGLATPYLDDVQQRIIANYERSGFHCVAESHLDLHVNYSFAEVEADTIREMVRGLAQHGPQAITTFCTNLRAAHLAEELEAETGIPLYDTISTVVWKSLRLCGVDTRELKGWGRLFREVE, from the coding sequence ATGACCAAGCAAATCCGACTCGGCATGCTCACGCCGTCTTCCAACACGGCGCTCGAGCCCATCACCAGCGCGATGGTTGCCGGCCTGCCCAATGTCAGCGCGCACTTCTCGCGCTTCACCGTGACCGAGATCTCGCTGCGCGACCAGGCGCTGGGGCAGTTCAACCTCGACAAGATCCTGGCCGCCGCCAGCCTGCTGGCCGATGCGCGCGTCGACGTCATCGCCTGGAACGGCACCTCGTCCGGCTGGCTCGGCTTCGACAAGGATGAAGCGCTGTGCAGGCAGATCACCGAGGCGACCGGCATCCCGGCCACTACCTCGGTGCTGGCGCTCAACGAGATCCTGGAAAAGACCGGTGCGCGCAACTTCGGCCTGGCCACGCCGTACCTGGACGACGTGCAGCAGCGCATCATCGCCAACTACGAACGCAGCGGCTTTCACTGCGTGGCGGAAAGCCACCTCGACCTGCACGTGAACTACAGCTTTGCCGAAGTCGAAGCCGACACCATCCGCGAGATGGTGCGCGGCCTCGCGCAGCATGGGCCGCAGGCAATCACCACGTTCTGCACCAACCTGCGTGCGGCGCACCTGGCCGAGGAGCTTGAAGCCGAGACGGGGATCCCGCTGTACGACACCATTTCTACCGTGGTGTGGAAATCGCTGCGGCTGTGCGGCGTGGATACGCGCGAGCTGAAAGGGTGGGGCCGGCTGTTCCGCGAAGTGGAGTGA
- a CDS encoding MDR family MFS transporter — protein MSSSAPAAQAIPTPVHDHRAIMRVIGGIVLCILLAALDQTVVIPAVPAIANDLNGFGHLSWIVTAYLIVSTVTTPLYGKLSDSFGRRRLLMVAITLFIGASVACALAQTLGQLILFRALQGVGGGGLMSLAQAAIADVVAPRQRGRYQGYLATVWAVASIAGPLVGGWVSDYMSWRWLFWVNVPLGLLAMAMCHRGLAMLAPRGGPARVDWLGALLLAVAIVAFLLAMSWGGDVYDWLSPELAALLLAAAVAVALLAWQERRAADPMLPPRLFANRAYVMGVAASALSALNIFLCIFALPLHFQLVRGADASTSGLLVMPFLLATVAGNFIVAWVAPRVGRMRGILTAGYVAGALGLIVLALVTPAVPLAVVLMAMTLAGVGLGITMVATLMSVQNVLERRDTGAGTGALLVLRSLGSALGGALAGTLLTLEFRHALAASGVKQALDLGALRHGSEALAQLSPAVRHVLADGVESGFHLIFAAGAAASVLALLVVRSMPDLELRSSVTEHAATLAMD, from the coding sequence ATGTCGTCGTCCGCACCCGCCGCCCAAGCCATTCCAACGCCCGTCCACGACCATCGCGCCATCATGCGCGTCATCGGCGGCATCGTGCTGTGCATCCTGCTGGCGGCGCTGGACCAGACCGTGGTGATTCCGGCGGTGCCGGCCATCGCCAACGACCTCAACGGGTTCGGCCACCTGTCGTGGATCGTGACCGCGTACCTGATCGTGTCGACGGTGACCACGCCGCTGTACGGCAAGCTTTCCGACAGCTTCGGCAGGCGCCGCCTGCTGATGGTGGCGATCACGCTGTTCATCGGCGCCTCGGTGGCGTGCGCGCTGGCGCAGACGCTCGGGCAGCTGATCCTGTTCCGCGCGCTGCAGGGCGTGGGCGGCGGCGGGCTGATGTCGCTGGCGCAGGCGGCCATCGCCGACGTGGTGGCGCCGCGCCAGCGCGGGCGCTACCAGGGTTACCTGGCCACGGTGTGGGCGGTGGCGTCGATCGCGGGGCCGCTGGTGGGCGGCTGGGTGTCGGACTACATGTCGTGGCGCTGGCTGTTCTGGGTCAACGTGCCACTGGGCCTGCTGGCGATGGCGATGTGCCATCGCGGCCTGGCGATGCTGGCGCCGCGCGGCGGTCCGGCGCGCGTGGACTGGCTGGGCGCGCTGCTGCTGGCGGTGGCCATCGTCGCCTTCCTGCTGGCGATGAGCTGGGGTGGCGATGTCTATGACTGGCTCTCGCCTGAGCTGGCCGCCCTGCTGCTCGCCGCGGCAGTGGCGGTGGCGCTGCTGGCGTGGCAGGAGCGCCGCGCGGCCGACCCGATGCTGCCGCCGCGGCTGTTTGCCAACCGCGCCTATGTGATGGGGGTGGCGGCGTCGGCGCTGTCGGCGCTCAACATCTTCCTGTGCATCTTTGCGTTGCCGCTGCACTTCCAGCTGGTGCGCGGTGCCGATGCTTCGACTTCCGGCCTGCTGGTGATGCCGTTCCTGCTGGCAACGGTGGCGGGCAACTTTATCGTGGCATGGGTGGCGCCGCGCGTAGGCCGCATGCGCGGCATCCTGACGGCGGGCTATGTCGCCGGTGCGCTCGGCCTGATCGTGCTGGCGCTGGTGACGCCGGCGGTGCCGCTGGCTGTCGTGCTGATGGCGATGACGCTGGCCGGCGTGGGCCTGGGCATCACCATGGTGGCCACGCTGATGAGCGTGCAGAACGTGCTGGAGCGCCGCGATACCGGCGCCGGCACCGGCGCGCTGCTGGTGCTGCGCTCGCTCGGCAGCGCGCTGGGCGGGGCGCTGGCGGGCACGCTGCTGACGCTGGAATTCCGCCATGCGCTGGCGGCCTCGGGCGTGAAGCAGGCGCTCGACCTGGGCGCGCTGCGCCATGGCAGCGAAGCGCTGGCGCAGCTGTCGCCGGCGGTGCGGCACGTGCTGGCGGACGGTGTCGAGTCGGGCTTCCACCTGATCTTTGCCGCCGGCGCGGCCGCATCGGTGCTGGCGCTGCTGGTCGTGCGCAGCATGCCGGACCTTGAGCTGCGCAGCAGCGTCACCGAGCACGCGGCCACGCTGGCGATGGACTGA
- a CDS encoding fumarylacetoacetate hydrolase family protein yields MKLVRVGNPGAERPGVIDADGRVRDLSGVVGEIGPGELAPAALARLAQVDVAALPVLEGARFGVPWTGIGKIVAIGLNYADHAAEAGMPLPAEPIVFLKANSSLNGPDDDVMLPFGSEKSDWEVELGVVIGTVARNVSREEALNHVAGYCVVNDVSEREFQIERGGTWDKGKGCDTFCPAGPWLVTRDEVADPQALGLWLEVNGERVQRGSTATMVFDVATVVSYVSRFMTLLPGDLIATGTPPGVGMGFKPPRFLKAGDTMRLGVEGLGVQSQRVVAYGER; encoded by the coding sequence ATGAAACTGGTTCGAGTAGGCAATCCCGGCGCCGAGCGCCCTGGCGTGATCGATGCAGACGGCCGCGTGCGCGACCTGAGCGGCGTGGTGGGCGAGATCGGCCCGGGCGAGCTGGCGCCCGCGGCGCTGGCGCGGCTGGCGCAGGTGGACGTGGCAGCGCTGCCCGTGCTCGAGGGCGCGCGCTTTGGCGTGCCCTGGACGGGTATCGGCAAGATCGTGGCGATTGGCCTGAACTATGCCGATCACGCCGCCGAGGCTGGCATGCCGCTGCCGGCGGAGCCGATCGTGTTCCTGAAGGCCAACAGCTCGCTCAACGGCCCGGACGACGATGTGATGCTGCCGTTCGGCTCGGAGAAGTCCGACTGGGAGGTCGAGCTCGGCGTGGTGATCGGCACCGTCGCGCGCAATGTCTCGCGCGAAGAGGCGCTGAACCACGTGGCCGGCTACTGCGTGGTCAACGACGTGTCCGAGCGCGAGTTCCAGATCGAGCGTGGCGGCACCTGGGACAAGGGCAAGGGCTGCGACACCTTCTGCCCGGCCGGACCGTGGCTGGTGACGCGCGATGAAGTGGCCGATCCGCAGGCGCTGGGCCTGTGGCTGGAGGTCAACGGCGAGCGCGTGCAGCGGGGCAGCACCGCGACCATGGTCTTCGACGTGGCCACGGTGGTCAGCTATGTCAGCCGCTTCATGACGCTGCTGCCAGGCGACCTGATCGCGACCGGCACGCCGCCGGGCGTGGGCATGGGCTTCAAGCCGCCGCGCTTCCTGAAGGCGGGTGACACCATGCGCCTGGGCGTGGAAGGGCTCGGCGTGCAGAGCCAGCGCGTGGTCGCCTACGGCGAGCGCTGA
- a CDS encoding CBS domain-containing protein → MKTARQVLESKPTQAIYSIPPTATVYAALQLMAEKGIGALLVIEHGDIKGILSERDYARKVILMQRTSRETLVRDIMTTSVIYVSAGQSTDECMALMTKHRLRHLPVMENDELVGMLSIGDLVKDIISEQQFIIEQLEHYIHGGGH, encoded by the coding sequence ATGAAAACTGCACGCCAGGTTCTGGAATCCAAGCCGACTCAGGCCATCTACAGCATCCCGCCGACGGCGACGGTCTATGCCGCGCTGCAGCTGATGGCCGAGAAAGGGATCGGCGCCCTGCTGGTCATCGAGCACGGTGACATCAAGGGCATCCTGAGCGAGCGCGACTATGCGCGCAAGGTGATCCTGATGCAGCGTACTTCGCGCGAGACGCTGGTACGCGACATCATGACCACCTCGGTGATCTACGTCAGTGCCGGCCAGAGCACTGACGAATGCATGGCGCTGATGACCAAGCACCGGCTGCGCCACCTGCCGGTGATGGAAAACGATGAACTGGTCGGTATGCTGTCGATCGGTGACCTCGTGAAGGACATCATCTCCGAGCAGCAGTTCATCATCGAGCAGCTGGAGCATTACATCCATGGGGGTGGGCATTAG
- a CDS encoding GntR family transcriptional regulator, protein MTQTLSPTTRLRTLGMSAGIAARLRTMIEEGELPPGARIDERAFCETFDVSKTPLREALKVLVSEGLVLHRQYIGYRVAPLDLEELRATFETLHGLEALAGELAARRLGDAAMAKLERRHQAMIDAHAAGRRTDYFRINQEIHQLIIDGAANPVLAGVYATLMSKVHRARGAANADILRWQESHEEHEEIMAALREPGRPRLAQVLRRHSENTATEVLAVVAASLGEAGARAPGLKQSA, encoded by the coding sequence GTGACACAAACGCTTTCCCCTACCACGCGCCTGCGCACGCTCGGCATGTCCGCCGGCATCGCTGCCCGGCTGCGCACCATGATCGAAGAGGGCGAGTTGCCGCCCGGCGCCCGCATCGACGAGCGCGCCTTCTGCGAGACCTTCGACGTCTCCAAGACGCCGCTGCGCGAGGCGCTCAAGGTGCTGGTCTCCGAGGGACTGGTGCTGCACCGGCAATACATCGGCTACCGCGTGGCGCCGCTGGACCTGGAGGAGTTGCGCGCCACCTTCGAGACCCTGCACGGGCTCGAGGCGCTGGCCGGCGAACTGGCGGCGCGGCGGCTGGGCGACGCCGCCATGGCGAAGCTGGAGCGGCGCCACCAGGCCATGATCGACGCGCATGCCGCGGGGCGGCGCACCGACTATTTCCGCATCAACCAGGAAATCCACCAGCTCATCATCGACGGCGCCGCCAACCCGGTGCTGGCCGGCGTCTACGCCACGCTGATGAGCAAGGTCCACCGCGCGCGCGGCGCCGCCAATGCCGACATCCTGCGCTGGCAGGAGTCGCATGAGGAACATGAAGAAATCATGGCCGCGCTGCGCGAGCCCGGCAGGCCGCGCCTGGCGCAGGTGCTGCGCCGGCATTCGGAGAACACCGCGACCGAGGTACTCGCCGTGGTGGCGGCTTCGCTGGGCGAAGCCGGTGCGCGCGCCCCCGGCCTGAAGCAGTCCGCATGA
- the gstA gene encoding glutathione transferase GstA codes for MKLYYSPGACSMSVHIALREAGLPVTLAQVDLQHHKLAQPENGSDDYYAINPRGYVPLLQLVDGSRHTEVASLLQYIADLVPERGLLPAAGTRERLEATGWLTLVSTELHKVFSPWLWHKETAASTQQACKAKLQARFAELDRHLQTRQYLMGDRYTVADAYCFTILGWARMLMMPLTAYPSLQEYLSRVAARPAVQEAMRAEGLVRD; via the coding sequence ATGAAGCTCTACTACTCCCCCGGCGCATGCTCGATGTCCGTCCACATCGCGCTGCGCGAAGCCGGCCTCCCCGTCACGCTGGCCCAGGTCGACCTGCAACACCACAAGCTGGCACAGCCCGAGAACGGCAGCGACGACTACTACGCCATCAACCCGCGCGGCTATGTGCCGCTGCTGCAGCTGGTCGACGGCTCGCGCCATACCGAAGTGGCATCGTTGCTGCAGTACATCGCCGATCTGGTGCCCGAACGCGGCCTGCTGCCCGCCGCCGGCACGCGCGAGCGGCTGGAAGCCACCGGCTGGCTGACCCTGGTCTCCACCGAACTGCACAAGGTGTTCAGCCCGTGGCTGTGGCACAAGGAAACCGCGGCAAGCACGCAGCAGGCATGCAAGGCAAAGCTGCAGGCGCGCTTCGCCGAACTCGACCGCCACCTGCAAACCCGCCAATACCTGATGGGCGACCGCTACACCGTGGCCGATGCGTACTGCTTCACCATCCTTGGCTGGGCGCGCATGCTGATGATGCCGCTGACCGCCTACCCGTCGCTGCAGGAATACCTGTCACGTGTGGCCGCACGGCCCGCGGTACAGGAAGCAATGCGCGCGGAAGGGCTGGTGCGCGACTGA
- a CDS encoding AraC family transcriptional regulator, with translation MPRAPRASDDTAPPGSATGRARDLRGLPVPPAATPDDTYSSPPRYVRYDRSPMPVAAMAADYLPGEMTKRHQHPHAQLIHAVHGVMVVATEEGQWIVPPTRGMWMPGGTMHWIRMVGHVQMRTAYIRPDAAPGLPQRCTVLGISPLLRELILAAIDIPLPYEPDTRDARLMRLLLDEVLLVPSLPLHLPRPADAGLRQICDAIVQTPDIALTLADWGEKLGVDPKTIQRRFARETGMTFGQWRQQARLLAALEKLAAGSKVVDVALDLGYDSPSAFATMFRRQFGVPPSAFFR, from the coding sequence ATGCCGCGCGCGCCCCGTGCCTCCGACGACACCGCCCCGCCGGGTTCCGCAACCGGGCGGGCCCGCGATCTGCGCGGCTTGCCGGTGCCGCCAGCCGCCACGCCGGACGACACCTACAGCAGTCCCCCGCGCTACGTCCGCTACGACCGCAGCCCGATGCCGGTTGCCGCCATGGCCGCCGACTACCTGCCCGGTGAAATGACCAAGCGGCACCAGCACCCGCACGCGCAGCTGATCCACGCGGTGCACGGTGTGATGGTGGTAGCCACCGAGGAAGGCCAGTGGATCGTGCCGCCCACGCGCGGCATGTGGATGCCGGGCGGCACCATGCACTGGATCCGCATGGTCGGCCACGTGCAGATGCGCACCGCTTATATCCGCCCGGATGCCGCGCCGGGCCTGCCGCAGCGCTGCACCGTGCTCGGCATCTCACCGCTGCTGCGCGAGCTGATCCTGGCCGCGATCGACATCCCCCTGCCCTATGAACCGGATACGCGCGATGCGCGCCTGATGCGGCTGCTGCTCGATGAAGTCCTGCTGGTGCCATCGCTGCCGCTGCACCTGCCGCGCCCGGCTGACGCAGGCCTGCGCCAGATCTGCGACGCGATCGTGCAAACGCCCGACATCGCGCTGACCCTGGCGGACTGGGGCGAAAAGCTGGGCGTGGATCCCAAGACCATCCAGCGCCGCTTTGCGCGCGAGACCGGCATGACCTTCGGGCAATGGCGCCAGCAGGCGCGGCTGCTGGCGGCGCTGGAAAAGCTGGCCGCGGGCAGCAAGGTGGTCGACGTGGCGCTGGACCTGGGCTACGACAGCCCCAGCGCCTTCGCGACGATGTTCAGGCGGCAGTTCGGCGTGCCGCCGAGCGCGTTCTTCCGCTGA